The sequence TCCTTGAACGGCATTGCCGTGCCGAGGACGCTGGTGTCGTGCTTGATCAGCTTGGAACCGAGCAGGCTCTTCAACGAGCGCATCAGGCGGCCTTCGTAGCCTTCCAGGTACTCGTGCAGCGCCAGACGACCGTACACCGGGCGGCGCTCCTCGATGTTGAAGAAGACCACCGACGGCAGGGTGATCTTGTCGTCTTCCAGCGCGATCATCGTTTCCATGCCGGGGCGCAGCCAGCCGACGGTGGAGTTGGACGTGCCGAAGTCGATGCCGCAGGCACGGGCTGGAGAGGCGTCTTTCATGTCTTTCGGTTCCGGTCAAAAAAACGGCCGCGCAGTGTATGTCAGTGCGCGCCAGATTCGAAGGCCGGTCATCTGCTATTTCACGACTAAACTGCCTTGAAACCTCAAGCTTTGCCCCAAACTTGCTGGCATGGGCCGGCAGAACCACCGGCGGTCGCAAGAACCGCCGTCCACTGCCGATAAACTTCTGCTGCGCCACCCGGTCACAACCTTGAGATCGGTCAACCCGGCACGCGCGAATCGGCGCATGCTGGCATCGGCGCGAAATCGATAACGGATGGTGATTCCTTCAATGGACTTCAAAGACTATTACAAGATACTCGGCGTGGAGCCGACAGCAGACGACAAGGCAATCAAGGCTGCCTATCGCAAGCTGGCGCGCAAATACCACCCCGATGTCAGCAAGGAAAAGGACGCCGAGGCCAAATTCAAAGACGCCTCGGAAGCCTATGAAGCGCTGAAAAGCGCCGACAAACGCGCCGAATACGACGAGCTGCGCCGTTATGGCCAACATGGTCAGCCGTTCCAGGGGCCACCGGGCTGGCAGAGCCGAGGCGGCTTTGGCGGTGGCGGTGGCGACACCGGTGACTTCTCGGACTTCTTCAGTTCGATCTTCGGCAATCGCGGCCCCGGTTTCGGTGGCGGTGAAGGTCGGCAACAACGCAGTGCAGGGCGCCGAGGGCAAGACGTGGAAATGGAACTGCCGATCTTCCTCGAGGAGACGCTGGCGAACGAATCGAAGAAAGTCACCTTCCAGGTGCCGCAATACAACGCCAACGGCCAGCACGTCAGTAACACCAGCAAGAGCCTGAACGTGAAGATCCCGGCGGGCGTTACCGACGGCGAGCGCATTCGCCTCAAAGGCCAGGGCGCCCCGGGCGTCGGTGGCGGGGCGAATGGCGATCTGTACCTGACCATTCGTTTTGCGCCGCACCCGAAATTCGATGTCGAAGGCGAAAACCTGATCATCACCTTGCCGCTGGCGCCGTGGGAACTGGCGCTGGGTGCTGAAGTAGCGGTGCCGACCCTGACCGGCAAGATCAACCTCAAGGTCCCGGCCGGCAGCCAGAATGGCCAGCGCATGCGCGCCAAAGGTCATGGCCTGAAAAACAAGGCCGGCGAGCGCGGTTATCTGTTCGTGCAACTCAAAGCCGTGATGCCGAAAACCTCCGACGACGAGGTCAAGGCACTGTGGCAGGAACTGGCCAAGAAAGCCGCGTTCAACCCGCGAGAGAACTTCTGAATTCGACGACGGAGTAGCCCATCATGAGCAGCCCCCTGATCGTTCAACTGGACCTGGCAGAATTCTGTGAGGCGGCCGATTTGTCGGACGTCTACGTGATCGAAATCGTCGAGCACGGCATCCTCGAACCTCAGGGCGCGCAGCCCCGGGAATGGCGCTTCACCGATTACGAATTGGCCTTGGCCAAACGGGCGGTGAAGTTGCGTCGTGATCTGGAGCTGGAGTGGGAAGGCGTCGCCCTGGCGCTGGATCTGCTGGAAGAGGTGCGTTTATTGCGCGCTG comes from Pseudomonas sp. RU47 and encodes:
- a CDS encoding chaperone modulator CbpM, which produces MSSPLIVQLDLAEFCEAADLSDVYVIEIVEHGILEPQGAQPREWRFTDYELALAKRAVKLRRDLELEWEGVALALDLLEEVRLLRAENRMLRQRLGRLVVE
- a CDS encoding DnaJ C-terminal domain-containing protein; translated protein: MDFKDYYKILGVEPTADDKAIKAAYRKLARKYHPDVSKEKDAEAKFKDASEAYEALKSADKRAEYDELRRYGQHGQPFQGPPGWQSRGGFGGGGGDTGDFSDFFSSIFGNRGPGFGGGEGRQQRSAGRRGQDVEMELPIFLEETLANESKKVTFQVPQYNANGQHVSNTSKSLNVKIPAGVTDGERIRLKGQGAPGVGGGANGDLYLTIRFAPHPKFDVEGENLIITLPLAPWELALGAEVAVPTLTGKINLKVPAGSQNGQRMRAKGHGLKNKAGERGYLFVQLKAVMPKTSDDEVKALWQELAKKAAFNPRENF